One region of Methanococcus voltae genomic DNA includes:
- the cmr4 gene encoding type III-B CRISPR module RAMP protein Cmr4 — MSSKNVYFIKTITNLHVGSGDTTYGVIDNMVQRDCVTNYPIINSSSLKGALRAFFECTGSKDDVVKIFGKDSNTNLENDALGGKGKMAFFDAKILFRPVRSNKRPYVLVTCPQALSDFFEYLEISGIKEDEKEGLKQLKQLTKNYKKVEDEKFENISSIKLQEIDLQSHSINIFNDILKGEELKIYITTNEEFKNLELPVIARNQLENGESKNLWYEEVVPRKSIFYFMTNCEDTELDKKFEGAINEKLVQIGGNATIGYGFCNIDIIKSNEGNNE, encoded by the coding sequence ATGAGTTCGAAAAATGTTTATTTTATAAAAACAATTACAAATCTTCACGTTGGCAGTGGTGATACCACATATGGTGTAATTGATAATATGGTTCAAAGGGATTGTGTTACAAACTATCCAATAATTAACTCTTCTAGTTTAAAAGGAGCTTTAAGAGCTTTCTTTGAATGTACGGGGAGTAAGGACGATGTAGTTAAAATATTTGGTAAAGATAGTAATACAAACTTGGAGAACGATGCGTTAGGTGGTAAGGGTAAAATGGCATTTTTTGATGCTAAAATATTATTTAGACCCGTTAGAAGTAATAAAAGACCTTATGTGTTAGTTACTTGTCCACAAGCTTTAAGTGATTTTTTCGAATATTTAGAGATTTCGGGGATTAAAGAAGATGAAAAAGAAGGTTTAAAACAATTAAAACAATTAACTAAAAATTATAAAAAAGTAGAAGATGAAAAATTTGAAAATATATCTAGTATAAAATTACAAGAGATAGATTTACAATCGCATAGTATTAATATATTTAATGATATTTTAAAAGGCGAAGAGCTTAAAATCTATATAACGACTAACGAAGAATTTAAAAACTTAGAATTACCCGTAATTGCAAGAAATCAGCTTGAAAACGGAGAAAGTAAAAATTTATGGTATGAGGAAGTAGTACCGCGGAAATCAATATTTTACTTTATGACAAACTGTGAAGATACTGAATTAGACAAGAAATTTGAAGGGGCTATTAATGAAAAATTAGTTCAAATCGGCGGAAATGCTACAATTGGATATGGATTTTGTAATATTGATATTATAAAAAGCAATGAGGGAAATAATGAGTAA